The Anabaena sp. PCC 7108 region CTCTTGGGCTGTTCCTGGTGGAGTGCGTGATCCCTTAACTTCAGAAGCACGCAGTCACATTCAAGAACGGATTCCCCAAGTCCGCACTATTATTATTAATGCCATTGGTTTATTTAAAGGACTTCTCAAAAAGTATGAAAAAGAAGCTCAAACTTTTGGTAATTTCCCCAGCTTGTTTATGGGATTAGTCACTGATAAAGGTTTATGGGAAACTTACGACGGACATATTCGCTTTGTTGATAGTGGAGGTAATATTGTTGCTGATCATCTTGATCCCACTAACTTTCAGGAATTTATTGGTGAAGCAGTTCAAACCGATTCTTATTTAAAATCTCCTTATTATCGTCCTTTGGGCTATCCTGATAAAAGTGACCATTGTCGTTTAGATAGTGGAATGTATCGCGTTGGTCCATTGGCTAGATTAAATATTTGTAGCCACATTGGTACACCTTTAGCTGATCAAGAATTAAGAGAGTTTCGTAGTCATGATAATGGCACTGTAAAATCATCTTTTTTCTATCATTACGCCCGGTTAATTGAAATTTTAGCCTGTATTGAAAAAATAGAAATTTTATTAGATGATCCTGATATTTTATCAACTCATTTACGTGCCGAAGCTGGGATTAATCAATTAGTAGGAGTTGGTGCAAGTGAAGCACCGAGAGGCATATTATTTCATCATTATCAAGTTGATGAAAATGGCTTGATGCAAAAAGTAAATTTGGTAATTGCTACGGGGCAAAATAATCTCGCAATGAATCGTACAGTTGCCCAAATTGCTAGGCATTTTATCCAAGGTAGTGAAATTAATCAAGGCATCTTAAATCGTGTTGAGGCAGGAATTCGGGCTTTTGATCCCTGTTTGAGTTGTTCAACCCACGCCATGGGAAAAATGCCTTTATATATTGAATTAGTGGCAGCAGATGGTACTGTTTTAGATCAAGTTTGGCGTAGCTGAATCTGAATATGAAAAAATAATAATTCATACATCAATTAGAAATTTGATGAAAAAGCCAAATAAATTTACAAAAATGTTGGGTTTTCTTACGTCAACCCAACCTACACAGATCAATATTTTTATAGCAACAGAGAGGGTATTTAGGACACCAAAAGACTTTTCAGACTGTCACCTGATATACAAATAATATTATTCATCCCAAAGCTTTTCTAACTGACTTCTCCAAGCTGTTAAAACTTGTTCTCTTGCTGCTGCATTTTGGTCTATTTCTCCTAATAAACCTTCTGCATAAAAACGATCTAAATTTTGCATTGTTGCTTGTAGAGATTGTCCTTGTTGTTTTGCAGCTTGAATAATTTGCCGGATACGAGTTTCTATCAGTCGATTGAAGACATCATTAACACCAACTTGATATAAAGATTTAAGTCGTCCAATTGCATTAGCAAAGTCTGCACTAGTTAAAGTTCCGCTGTTGTGCTGAAATACTCCCCATATTACCCCATCATACAAAGCATAACGTGTTTCTTGAGTATCATCAAAGTTGGCTTCGAGGAACTGTGTTAAAAATGCTTCGGCTTCTTGTAGAGGTATAATTGGAAGTAATAGCCGCAACCAAGTATTATCTTCGGAAAGTAATACCAATAAACGAAAAGTAGGAGTTTCAATTTGCCAAGAACCAGGTGCTATATTATGCACTATTTCTGCATCAAATAACTCTATTAATGTAGCTGCAATTTCTTCCAGTGTCATAGTTTTTTGTAAAAAATTTTCAGATTCCCGATTTCTTAATCAATAAACCCAAAACATTGATTAATAAAGAATTTCAAAACCTGACGGTTATCAATTAACTGTCATGATTCAAAAATTTACAGTGTATTTGGGTCAATTCCCCTTGATTGTAATCTAGCTAGAAGAGTTTGCAATTCTTCCTCTTGGGTAGAGTCTCTACAAGGGTTTCAAGTCACGCACATTTAATTCTCGGAGATGTCTATTAAAAAAATGACTGACATAGCAGTATGCACTTGAATGAGATACATCATAGTTCTCTCCTCGCTTGCGGGGAGGGGTTAAAGTATCTCACACAACCGATAACCGCTATAATAC contains the following coding sequences:
- a CDS encoding leucine zipper domain-containing protein, giving the protein MTLEEIAATLIELFDAEIVHNIAPGSWQIETPTFRLLVLLSEDNTWLRLLLPIIPLQEAEAFLTQFLEANFDDTQETRYALYDGVIWGVFQHNSGTLTSADFANAIGRLKSLYQVGVNDVFNRLIETRIRQIIQAAKQQGQSLQATMQNLDRFYAEGLLGEIDQNAAAREQVLTAWRSQLEKLWDE
- a CDS encoding Ni/Fe hydrogenase subunit alpha is translated as MKTIVIDPVTRIEGHAKISIYLDDFGQVSDARFHVTEFRGFERFCVGRPLWEMPGITARICGICPVSHLLASAKAGDRILACRIPTAATQLRRLMNLGQILQSHALSFFHLSAPDLLLGMDSDPEKRNIFGLIAAEPELARGGIRLRQFGQEIIELLGGKKIHPSWAVPGGVRDPLTSEARSHIQERIPQVRTIIINAIGLFKGLLKKYEKEAQTFGNFPSLFMGLVTDKGLWETYDGHIRFVDSGGNIVADHLDPTNFQEFIGEAVQTDSYLKSPYYRPLGYPDKSDHCRLDSGMYRVGPLARLNICSHIGTPLADQELREFRSHDNGTVKSSFFYHYARLIEILACIEKIEILLDDPDILSTHLRAEAGINQLVGVGASEAPRGILFHHYQVDENGLMQKVNLVIATGQNNLAMNRTVAQIARHFIQGSEINQGILNRVEAGIRAFDPCLSCSTHAMGKMPLYIELVAADGTVLDQVWRS